Proteins encoded together in one Opisthocomus hoazin isolate bOpiHoa1 chromosome 27, bOpiHoa1.hap1, whole genome shotgun sequence window:
- the GDF15 gene encoding growth/differentiation factor 15, protein MPRVLRDVGAALTCLQLLLLLAGVEPRPRAWDEDGFQLEAIKKGILERLGMPAPPVIRHRLDQESIRRAQRLYQQKVAELARNRSREEEGPVPGTRRLHRLTPTLLRRPAGPRGDQDPQGDQDPQGDQDPRGPYRYHLLLARTAAFHRQLQVLQAELKLFKQSLASAGTSPLGTPVPPRVSIYMLGGGHGTPRLLHSQELDRDALSLDLTAAIQPWAAGPEDTLCLELAFTADVSASLATSVGESLVLEVETRETAGRGARRARGLEEECRKSDGKCCLKSLKVSFQDIGWSDWIIAPNSYYMRFCEGSCPHNYKPASMHAQIKARMHSLSKATPPPCCVPAGYDPMVLMHYDGEGRLVSTLFEDMLVTRCHCA, encoded by the exons ATGCCGAGGGTGCTGCGGGACGTCGGGGCCGCCCTCacctgcctccagctcctgctgctgctcgccGGCGTGGAGCCGAGGCCCCGCGCGTGGGACGAGGACGGGTTCCAGCTGGAAGCCATCAAAAAGGGGATCCTGGAGCGGCTGGGGATGCCCGCTCCCCCCGTCATCCGGCACCGGCTGGACCAGGAGAGCATCCGCAGAGCGCAGCGGCTCTACCAGCAGAAAGTGGCCGAGCTGGCGAGGAACCGGAGCCGGGAGGAGGAGGGACCCGTGCCCGGGACGCGGCGCCTGCATCGCCTGACCCCCACGT TGCTgcgccggccggccggcccccgAGGagaccaggacccccagggcgaccaggacccccagggcgaCCAGGACCCCCGTGGTCCCTACCGCTACCACCTCCTCCTTGCCCGCACCGCGGCGTTCCACCGGCAGCTCCaggtgctgcaggcagagctgaagcTCTTCAAGCAGTCGCTGGCATCCGCTGGCACATCCCCGCTTGgcaccccggtgcccccccgcGTCAGCATCTACATGCTCGGGGGGGGTCACGGGACCCCCCGGCTCCTGCATAGCCAAGAGCTGGACCGCGATGCCCTGAGCCTGGATCTCACGGCGGCCATCCAGCCCTGGGCTGCCGGTCCTGAGGACACGCTGTGTCTGGAGCTGGCCTTCACGGCCGACGTCTcagcctccttggccacctcggTGGGCGAGAGCCTGGTGCTGGAGGTGGAAACCCGTGAGACCGCGGGCCGGGGGGCCAGGAGAGCccgggggctggaggaggagtgcAGGAAGAGCGATGGGAAGTGTTGCCTCAAGTCGCTCAAGGTCTCCTTCCAGGACATCGGCTGGTCGGACTGGATCATCGCCCCCAACAGCTACTACATGAGGTTCTGCGAAGGTTCCTGTCCCCACAACTACAAGCCGGCCAGCATGCACGCCCAGATCAAAGCCCGCATGCACTCCCTCTCCAAAGCCACCCCGCCGCCCTGCTGCGTCCCCGCCGGCTACGACCCCATGGTGCTGATGCACTACGACGGCGAGGGCAGGCTGGTCTCCACGCTCTTCGAGGACATGTTGGTCACCAGGTGCCACTGTGCCTGA